The proteins below come from a single Vitis vinifera cultivar Pinot Noir 40024 chromosome 9, ASM3070453v1 genomic window:
- the LOC132254360 gene encoding probable 2-oxoglutarate-dependent dioxygenase AOP1, whose translation MVDSASTGHARSCCRTKVRLGLEEYGCFTAAHDKIPLELHNTNFSTLEELFDLPKEIKVKNTNHVPFHSYLGQISSIPLHEALCINDATNIEEIRSFTNLMWPAGNYRFCAHLFSKLVAELDQMVIKMLFESYGEEKYSDSHIGSTTSLLRPLKYRAPKMMETNLGLNSHKDKSFMTILQQNQVDGLEIETKDGEWICF comes from the exons ATGGTCGACTCGGCTTCTACTGGTCATGCTCGATCATGCTGTCGGACCAAG GTTCGGCTCGGACTAGAAGAGTATGGCTGTTTCACAGCAGCCCATGATAAAATTCCTTTGGAACTGCATAATACCAACTTCAGCACATTAGAAGAGTTGTTTGACCTCCCAAAAGAAATCAAAGTCAAGAACACCAATCATGTGCCTTTCCACAGCTATCTGGGGCAGATAAGCAGTATTCCTCTGCATGAAGCTTTGTGTATCAATGATGcaacaaatatagaagaaaTTCGAAGTTTCACTAATCTCATGTGGCCGGCTGGGAACTATCGTTTCTG TGCTCATTTGTTCTCCAAGCTGGTAGCAGAATTAGATCAAATGGTGATCAAGATGCTGTTTGAAAGCTATGGTGAAGAGAAGTATAGTGACTCTCATATTGGATCGACGACTTCTCTTCTACGACCTCTGAAGTATAGAGCACCCAAGATGATGGAGACTAACTTGGGGCTGAACTCTCATAAGGACAAGTCCTTCATGACCATActtcaacaaaatcaagttGATGGATTGGAAATAGAAACAAAGGATGGAGAGTGGATCTGTTTTTAG